A single genomic interval of Croceibacter atlanticus HTCC2559 harbors:
- a CDS encoding homoserine kinase: MKNQIKIFCPATVANVSCGFDALGFALEAVGDVMTFTKTETKAIRITKINVDSLPKETDKNCASAVAKIMLEDAKANFGVDIEIHKGYKSGSGLGSSASSSAGAAFAINYFLNNYFTEQQCLKYAMYGEQVACGSPIADNVSACLLGGFVLIRSYEPLDVRQLPVPNDLMVSVIHPQIEIKTQDARDILPKDIPITNAITQWANVGGLISGLYENDYDLIGKSLVDVVAEPYRKTLIPNFDTVKEHALNAGALGVGISGSGPSIFALSKGLTTAKAVAEAMTNVYKTTDIEYKTYVSKINLKGVHLID; this comes from the coding sequence ATGAAAAACCAAATTAAAATTTTCTGTCCAGCAACGGTCGCCAATGTGTCTTGTGGTTTCGACGCCTTAGGCTTTGCTTTAGAAGCAGTTGGTGATGTCATGACGTTTACCAAAACTGAAACTAAAGCTATTCGAATCACTAAGATTAATGTAGATTCTTTACCAAAGGAGACCGATAAAAATTGCGCAAGTGCTGTGGCTAAAATTATGTTAGAAGATGCTAAGGCAAATTTTGGCGTAGATATAGAAATTCACAAAGGCTATAAATCTGGCAGTGGTTTAGGTAGTAGTGCTAGCAGTTCTGCTGGCGCAGCGTTTGCTATCAACTATTTTCTAAACAATTATTTTACAGAACAGCAATGCCTAAAATATGCTATGTATGGTGAACAGGTGGCTTGCGGATCTCCAATTGCAGATAATGTTTCAGCGTGTTTGTTAGGCGGTTTTGTACTTATAAGATCTTACGAACCTCTAGATGTAAGACAGCTTCCAGTTCCAAATGACTTAATGGTGAGTGTAATACATCCTCAAATTGAAATAAAAACACAAGATGCTAGAGATATTTTACCTAAAGACATTCCTATAACTAATGCAATTACACAATGGGCAAATGTTGGCGGACTTATAAGTGGCTTATATGAAAACGACTATGATCTTATTGGCAAATCTTTAGTTGATGTTGTTGCAGAACCTTACCGTAAAACGCTTATTCCTAATTTTGATACTGTAAAAGAACATGCGTTAAACGCTGGTGCTTTAGGTGTTGGAATTTCTGGGTCTGGACCTTCTATTTTTGCACTGAGTAAAGGCCTTACAACTGCTAAAGCTGTTGCTGAAGCGATGACAAATGTTTATAAAACTACAGATATTGAATACAAGACATACGTATCAAAGATTAATTTGAAAGGCGTGCATTTGATAGATTAA
- a CDS encoding DUF4160 domain-containing protein, giving the protein MATLVNILEDLLNQYWNTSGDNIELILENSNSNIKERVKTINNLEIIIYSNDHNPPHFHVKSKDLKINAKFLISNGELISGTMKRKDLKKIETFYSSPKTQFLLNKIWSKKDLNK; this is encoded by the coding sequence ATGGCCACATTAGTTAATATTCTTGAAGATTTATTAAATCAATATTGGAATACGAGTGGTGATAATATTGAACTAATATTAGAAAATTCAAATTCTAATATTAAAGAACGAGTAAAAACAATCAATAATTTAGAAATCATTATTTATTCTAATGATCATAATCCACCACACTTCCATGTAAAGTCTAAAGATTTAAAAATTAATGCAAAATTTTTAATTTCAAATGGTGAATTAATTAGTGGAACGATGAAGAGAAAAGATTTAAAAAAGATTGAAACCTTTTACTCAAGCCCGAAAACACAATTCTTATTGAATAAAATTTGGTCTAAAAAAGACCTAAATAAATGA
- the thrA gene encoding bifunctional aspartate kinase/homoserine dehydrogenase I has protein sequence MNVLKFGGTSVANAENITKVINILKSEAKDTQLLAVVSALGGITDVLLEAGELANAKDEAYLTTFDAIKARHLETVEALFPEHIKEDIISEVSAILERLKDILQGIYLINEFSFKTRDKVLSFGELLSSYIISEALKLHVKDAQLKDSRELIATDSYFTKANVKEELTNQNISSYFKSSKASVTVLPGFISRNEIGETTTLGRGGSDYTAAILASALNASQLEIWTDVSGMYTAHPKLVKQAFPIAQISYQEAMELSHFGAKVLYPPTIQPVLDKNIPILIKNTFFPEDKGTRIVPTVSEDNPIKGISHLEQIALLTLEGNGMVGVPGYSRRLFEALSLNGINVALITQASSEHSICVGILDSDVTKAVEALHLEFEYDIDKHKINPVQVEENLAIVALIGDQMKSHQGISGRMFSALGENNVNIRAIAQGASERNISAVIAKKDVSKALNILHNRFFEEQVKTLNLFIMGVGNVGHRLIEQIAKQQQHLMDTLLIDIKVIGLANSKQMYFNELGVDLSHWKKALKSGRPQTLQTWIENIDALNLRNSIFLDITANQSVAESYAEYLKRSIAVVACNKIACSSNYSNYKELKRLSKKYNAPFLFETNVGAGLPVINTLNNLVNSGDKVTSIKAVLSGSLNFIFNNFNDAISFHDVVKQAQAEGYTEPDPRIDLSGVDVARKILILLRESGLQMDIEDIENNMFLPQASMDAESVDAFYETLKTHNNHFNHLLAEATAKDCKLKYVAEFNNGSAKVGLQHIPKGHPLYNLEGKDNIVIFNSERYIDQPLLIKGAGAGAEVTASGLFGDIISLARS, from the coding sequence GTGAACGTACTTAAGTTTGGAGGCACATCTGTTGCCAATGCAGAGAATATTACCAAAGTTATTAATATCTTAAAATCTGAGGCAAAAGACACCCAACTTCTTGCTGTTGTATCTGCTTTAGGCGGTATTACAGATGTACTATTAGAAGCTGGTGAGCTTGCTAATGCTAAAGATGAGGCTTACCTAACTACATTTGATGCTATAAAAGCAAGGCACCTTGAAACTGTAGAAGCTCTTTTCCCAGAACATATTAAGGAAGACATTATTAGTGAGGTGAGTGCTATCTTAGAGCGCTTAAAGGATATTCTTCAAGGAATTTATCTAATTAATGAGTTTTCGTTTAAAACAAGAGATAAAGTGTTGTCTTTTGGTGAGTTGTTATCTTCCTATATTATTTCTGAAGCTTTAAAACTACATGTTAAAGATGCGCAACTTAAAGACTCTAGAGAGCTTATCGCTACAGACTCTTATTTTACCAAAGCCAATGTAAAAGAAGAGTTGACCAACCAAAACATCTCATCGTATTTTAAGTCATCTAAAGCTTCTGTAACAGTATTACCTGGCTTTATATCAAGAAATGAAATTGGCGAAACAACCACGTTAGGTCGTGGTGGTTCAGATTATACAGCTGCTATATTAGCTTCTGCTCTCAATGCTTCTCAATTAGAAATTTGGACAGACGTTAGCGGTATGTATACAGCACACCCTAAATTGGTTAAACAAGCCTTTCCTATAGCTCAAATTTCATATCAAGAGGCTATGGAGTTGTCTCATTTTGGCGCTAAAGTGTTGTATCCTCCAACCATACAACCTGTGTTAGATAAAAACATTCCTATATTAATTAAGAATACATTTTTTCCAGAAGACAAAGGCACACGCATCGTACCAACTGTTAGTGAAGACAATCCAATTAAAGGTATTAGCCATTTAGAACAAATAGCCTTACTAACACTAGAGGGCAATGGTATGGTTGGCGTACCTGGTTATTCCAGACGCTTGTTTGAAGCCTTGTCTTTAAATGGAATAAATGTTGCCCTTATTACACAAGCCTCTTCAGAACACTCTATATGCGTAGGTATTTTAGATAGTGATGTTACTAAGGCTGTTGAAGCTCTTCATTTAGAATTTGAGTATGATATTGACAAACATAAAATTAATCCTGTACAAGTTGAGGAGAATTTAGCTATAGTAGCACTCATTGGTGATCAAATGAAATCTCACCAAGGTATAAGTGGCAGAATGTTTAGTGCTTTGGGAGAAAACAATGTAAATATAAGAGCCATTGCCCAAGGTGCATCAGAACGAAATATATCTGCTGTAATTGCCAAAAAAGATGTGAGTAAAGCTTTAAACATTTTACATAACAGGTTTTTTGAAGAGCAAGTAAAAACGCTAAACTTATTTATAATGGGCGTTGGAAATGTTGGACATCGCCTCATAGAGCAAATTGCCAAACAACAACAACACCTTATGGATACGTTATTGATTGACATAAAGGTAATAGGCTTGGCAAACTCAAAACAAATGTATTTTAATGAATTGGGAGTCGATTTATCACATTGGAAAAAAGCCTTAAAATCTGGAAGGCCACAAACCTTACAGACCTGGATAGAAAATATTGATGCCTTAAATTTAAGAAATAGCATCTTCCTAGATATTACCGCCAACCAAAGCGTAGCAGAAAGCTATGCAGAATACCTTAAGCGTAGTATTGCCGTTGTAGCCTGTAACAAGATTGCATGTTCTTCAAATTACAGCAATTACAAAGAGCTAAAACGCTTATCTAAAAAATACAATGCTCCATTTTTATTTGAAACAAATGTAGGCGCAGGATTACCCGTAATTAACACCTTAAATAATTTGGTGAATTCTGGTGATAAAGTAACCTCAATAAAAGCGGTACTAAGCGGAAGCTTAAATTTTATCTTCAATAATTTTAATGATGCCATAAGCTTTCACGATGTTGTGAAACAAGCACAAGCAGAAGGTTACACAGAACCAGATCCTAGAATAGATTTAAGCGGTGTAGATGTAGCTAGAAAAATCTTAATTCTCTTGCGAGAAAGTGGTTTACAAATGGATATTGAAGATATTGAGAATAACATGTTTTTACCACAAGCCTCAATGGATGCAGAAAGTGTAGACGCTTTTTATGAAACTTTAAAAACACACAACAATCATTTTAATCACCTTTTAGCTGAAGCAACTGCAAAAGATTGTAAGCTAAAATATGTTGCAGAATTTAATAATGGCAGCGCTAAAGTTGGCTTGCAACACATCCCAAAAGGGCATCCTCTTTATAACTTAGAAGGCAAGGACAACATTGTCATTTTTAATTCAGAGCGTTACATAGATCAACCATTACTCATAAAAGGTGCTGGTGCTGGTGCAGAAGTGACGGCATCTGGCCTATTTGGAGATATAATAAGTTTAGCGAGATCTTAG
- a CDS encoding aldehyde dehydrogenase — protein MQNILNYINGEFLEPQSQEWLDNYEPSSGKVYSKIPNSDERDVALAVKAAENAFPNWSKTTIDERSSILQRISESILENLEILVIAEAKDNGKPESLARAVDIPRAASNFKFFSQAITQFSTNAHESVGLNAVNYTLRKPLGVVGCISPWNLPLYLFTWKIAPALVSGNCVVAKPSEVTPMTAYLLSNICHNAGLPKGVLNIVHGLGTTTGQAIIEHPNVKAISFTGGTATGEHIARTAAPMFKKLSLELGGKNPNLIFADCDYDKMLETTVRSSFANQGQICLCGSRIFVEASIYDKFKTDFVNKVSQLNVGHPSSKDTNVGALVSKPHLEKVFSYIDKAETYGGKILTGGNKVTVKGYEDGYYLEPTVIEVSSNDCKLNQEEIFGPVVTLMPFKTEEEALQLANGVRYGLAATIWTNNLNRTMRLSSEIEAGIVWVNTWMMRDLRTPFGGMKDSGVGREGGFEALRFFTEPKNVCISYE, from the coding sequence GTGCAGAATATTTTAAATTACATAAATGGAGAATTCCTAGAGCCTCAATCTCAAGAATGGTTGGATAATTATGAGCCATCTTCTGGTAAGGTCTATTCTAAGATTCCGAATAGTGATGAGCGTGATGTTGCCTTAGCGGTGAAAGCTGCAGAAAACGCCTTTCCCAATTGGTCTAAAACAACTATTGATGAACGTAGCTCAATTTTACAACGTATTTCTGAAAGCATCTTAGAGAATTTAGAAATTTTAGTTATTGCAGAGGCTAAAGATAATGGCAAACCAGAATCTTTGGCAAGAGCTGTAGACATTCCTAGAGCAGCAAGTAATTTTAAATTTTTTAGTCAGGCAATTACACAGTTTTCTACCAATGCGCACGAAAGTGTTGGTTTAAATGCTGTAAATTATACCTTAAGAAAACCACTTGGTGTAGTAGGTTGTATCTCGCCTTGGAACCTACCATTATATTTATTTACGTGGAAAATAGCACCAGCATTAGTATCTGGTAATTGTGTGGTGGCAAAACCTAGTGAGGTTACACCAATGACAGCTTATTTGTTATCTAACATATGTCATAATGCAGGATTACCAAAGGGCGTACTTAACATAGTACATGGTTTAGGTACTACAACAGGACAAGCCATTATAGAGCATCCAAACGTAAAGGCTATTAGTTTTACTGGCGGTACTGCAACTGGAGAACATATTGCACGTACAGCAGCGCCAATGTTTAAGAAATTGTCTTTAGAGTTAGGTGGTAAAAACCCAAACCTCATATTTGCAGATTGTGATTATGATAAGATGCTGGAGACAACAGTTAGATCTAGCTTTGCCAATCAAGGTCAGATTTGTTTATGTGGAAGTCGCATTTTTGTTGAAGCTTCTATTTACGATAAATTTAAAACAGATTTTGTAAATAAAGTTTCTCAACTTAATGTTGGTCATCCTTCAAGTAAAGATACAAACGTAGGCGCATTGGTGTCTAAACCACATTTAGAAAAAGTATTCTCATATATAGATAAAGCTGAAACCTATGGTGGTAAAATACTTACTGGTGGAAACAAAGTGACTGTTAAAGGTTACGAAGACGGTTATTATTTAGAGCCTACTGTTATTGAGGTTTCAAGCAATGATTGTAAACTAAACCAAGAAGAAATTTTTGGACCAGTTGTCACATTAATGCCTTTTAAAACAGAAGAAGAAGCGTTACAATTGGCAAATGGTGTGCGTTACGGATTAGCAGCTACCATTTGGACTAATAATTTAAACAGGACAATGCGTTTATCTTCTGAAATTGAAGCAGGAATAGTTTGGGTAAACACTTGGATGATGCGTGATTTAAGAACGCCTTTTGGTGGTATGAAAGATAGCGGCGTTGGTCGTGAAGGTGGCTTTGAAGCCTTACGCTTCTTTACAGAACCAAAGAACGTGTGTATAAGTTATGAGTAA
- a CDS encoding SDR family oxidoreductase, producing the protein MNLSLTNKHALICGSTAGIGKATAIELAKLGATITLVARNEDKLKAVLAELSREQKQNHNYLVADFTNPETLRKTVEKATSKTTYHILLNNTGGPKGGPIYTADTTEFTNAFQQHLVCNQILTQAVVPGMKDAGYGRIINIISTSVKQPIDGLGVSNTIRGAVASWSKTLANELGQFGITVNNVLPGFTATERLDQIVTNKANKANSTEEEARHVMKSITPARRFAEPEELAYAVAFLASPSASYINGINLPVDGGRTKSL; encoded by the coding sequence ATGAACCTATCCTTAACAAACAAACATGCATTAATCTGCGGAAGTACTGCAGGAATTGGAAAAGCTACTGCTATTGAACTGGCAAAACTTGGTGCAACCATTACCTTAGTAGCAAGGAATGAAGATAAACTAAAAGCTGTTTTGGCAGAGTTATCTAGGGAGCAAAAACAAAACCATAATTACCTTGTTGCAGATTTTACAAATCCCGAAACCTTAAGAAAAACAGTAGAAAAAGCAACATCTAAAACTACCTATCATATCTTGCTTAATAATACTGGCGGACCAAAAGGTGGCCCGATTTATACTGCAGATACAACTGAATTTACAAACGCGTTTCAGCAACACTTAGTGTGTAACCAAATACTTACGCAAGCTGTAGTGCCAGGAATGAAAGATGCAGGTTATGGTAGGATAATTAATATTATTTCAACCTCTGTAAAACAACCTATAGATGGTTTAGGCGTAAGCAACACAATTAGAGGAGCAGTAGCAAGTTGGAGTAAAACTTTAGCTAATGAGCTAGGTCAATTTGGGATAACAGTTAATAATGTATTACCAGGATTTACTGCTACAGAACGCTTAGATCAGATTGTGACTAACAAGGCTAATAAAGCTAACTCTACAGAAGAAGAAGCTCGCCATGTGATGAAAAGTATTACGCCAGCAAGACGTTTTGCAGAACCAGAAGAACTTGCCTATGCTGTAGCTTTTCTAGCCAGCCCAAGCGCAAGCTATATTAACGGTATTAATTTACCTGTAGATGGTGGCCGTACTAAGAGTTTATAA
- a CDS encoding amidohydrolase family protein, which yields MTKRKLRINGHSHLLPYPEEIPQFMKDKGIFWVDKDRKFMLQKDWRRPVTDSSFFLNEKLEWMNRYNIDHAVVLNLSQLYGNGLRVEEMKKALRFQNDFNAKVQHDNPSKFTCGFVVHPGFVQGALWEIERCVEELGLQLLCLPTHYMDTIGTWRCIFDEENEPIFELASKYNLAVEIHPYDGEKFILLENTSWRFHLIWMLAQCADAYHFLTLNGYADKYPNMRTCFAHGGQLAQINLGRRIQGFDGRPDLFEGKTHPRKAVGHKNIFFDTLVHDTGSLKLLVENQKPKQIIMGLDDPYPLGEMESAVQSSYPGKILDLAQERGILNESECDDIWENNVIQWLCGDDQDAKDKLMKRILNE from the coding sequence ATGACTAAACGAAAATTACGCATAAACGGCCATTCACACCTTTTACCATATCCTGAAGAAATTCCACAGTTTATGAAGGATAAAGGTATATTTTGGGTAGATAAGGACCGAAAATTTATGCTTCAAAAGGATTGGAGAAGGCCTGTTACCGATTCTAGTTTTTTCCTTAACGAGAAGTTGGAGTGGATGAACCGTTACAATATAGATCACGCTGTAGTGCTTAACTTATCTCAGCTTTATGGTAATGGGTTACGCGTGGAGGAAATGAAGAAAGCGTTGCGTTTTCAGAATGATTTTAATGCAAAGGTACAGCACGATAATCCGTCTAAATTTACATGTGGTTTTGTGGTGCATCCTGGTTTTGTGCAAGGTGCGCTTTGGGAAATTGAACGCTGTGTAGAAGAACTTGGCTTGCAGCTTTTATGTTTGCCAACGCATTATATGGATACTATAGGAACGTGGCGTTGTATTTTTGATGAAGAAAATGAGCCAATTTTTGAGTTGGCAAGCAAGTATAATTTAGCGGTTGAAATTCACCCATACGATGGTGAGAAGTTTATACTTTTAGAGAACACGTCTTGGCGTTTTCACCTTATATGGATGTTGGCACAATGTGCAGATGCCTATCATTTCTTAACTCTAAACGGATATGCAGATAAATACCCTAATATGCGCACGTGCTTTGCACACGGAGGCCAGTTGGCACAGATAAATTTAGGCCGAAGAATACAAGGATTTGATGGTCGTCCAGATTTGTTTGAAGGTAAAACACACCCAAGAAAAGCAGTAGGACATAAGAACATTTTCTTTGATACCTTAGTTCACGATACGGGTTCCCTTAAACTTTTGGTAGAAAACCAGAAGCCAAAGCAGATTATAATGGGCTTAGATGATCCTTACCCGTTAGGAGAAATGGAAAGCGCGGTACAATCTTCTTATCCAGGTAAAATTTTAGATCTCGCACAAGAACGTGGCATACTAAATGAATCTGAATGTGATGATATATGGGAAAACAATGTTATACAATGGCTTTGTGGAGATGACCAAGATGCTAAGGATAAGTTGATGAAACGAATATTGAATGAATAA
- a CDS encoding O-methyltransferase yields MHFLPEDLDDYVVAHSQQEPKLLQDLTRETWQKVLAPRMLSGHFQGRVLSMISKLIQPTSILEIGTYTGYSALCLAEGMSKDAVLHTIDINEELQNFQRKYFNASGYGDRIIQHVGDAMEIIPTLNTTFDLVFIDADKVNYPNYFELVMPLLKSGAVILSDNVLWTGKVIEPLNPKDKDTAALLTYNKLLNTDDRVESVLLPIRDGLTVTRVL; encoded by the coding sequence ATGCATTTTTTACCTGAAGATTTAGACGATTATGTTGTAGCACATAGCCAACAAGAACCAAAGTTACTTCAAGATTTAACTCGTGAAACTTGGCAAAAGGTCTTGGCGCCAAGAATGTTAAGTGGGCATTTTCAAGGTCGTGTGTTAAGTATGATTTCTAAACTTATACAACCAACATCTATTTTAGAAATAGGTACTTACACCGGATATTCTGCTTTATGTTTAGCAGAAGGTATGTCTAAAGATGCCGTTTTACATACTATCGATATTAATGAGGAGTTGCAAAACTTTCAGCGTAAGTATTTTAATGCTTCTGGTTATGGTGACCGCATTATTCAACATGTAGGAGATGCTATGGAGATTATTCCAACATTAAATACCACATTCGATTTGGTTTTTATAGACGCAGATAAAGTAAATTACCCAAATTACTTTGAGTTGGTCATGCCATTATTAAAATCGGGTGCTGTAATTTTAAGTGATAACGTTTTGTGGACTGGAAAGGTAATTGAACCTTTAAATCCTAAAGACAAAGACACAGCTGCACTATTAACATATAACAAATTGCTTAATACAGATGACCGTGTGGAAAGTGTCTTATTACCTATACGCGACGGATTAACGGTAACTAGAGTATTATAA
- a CDS encoding phosphatase PAP2 family protein — MVEQLKNWDRELFVYLNSLGIEDYDAFWIFVTQIKHWVPLFILFFILYFLAFHWKKAAFTIVSLVASFATTLAFTNFTKAAVARLRPNNVTDLADVIRILQTPDNYSFFSGHASSSFVVTTFLVLTLREKYKWIYIMYLWPILFIMSRIYVGVHYPGDILVGAFVGTVIAFLFFKSYQQFLIRYFGE; from the coding sequence ATGGTAGAGCAACTCAAAAATTGGGATCGTGAGTTGTTTGTCTATCTTAACAGTTTAGGAATTGAAGATTATGATGCGTTTTGGATTTTTGTAACGCAGATTAAGCATTGGGTTCCACTTTTTATCCTATTCTTTATATTATACTTCTTAGCATTTCACTGGAAAAAAGCTGCATTTACAATAGTTAGCTTAGTTGCTTCTTTTGCAACAACTCTTGCGTTTACAAATTTTACAAAAGCTGCTGTAGCTCGCTTAAGACCTAATAATGTAACAGACCTTGCAGACGTTATTCGCATATTGCAAACGCCGGACAATTATAGTTTTTTCTCAGGCCACGCCTCATCTTCTTTTGTAGTGACTACTTTTTTAGTCCTTACATTACGTGAAAAATACAAATGGATATATATCATGTACCTTTGGCCTATACTCTTTATAATGAGCCGAATTTATGTAGGTGTACACTATCCTGGAGATATTTTGGTTGGTGCTTTTGTTGGTACTGTTATAGCCTTCTTATTCTTTAAATCTTACCAGCAATTTTTAATAAGGTATTTTGGTGAGTAA
- a CDS encoding Sec-independent protein translocase subunit TatA/TatB, which produces MMILPLFISGAEIAFIIFILVMVFGADKIPEIARGLGQGLRSIKSATNDIKSEISKSAEKHGMDLDITKDIKKEVDQVNDDIDEITGPIKRRF; this is translated from the coding sequence ATGATGATACTTCCGTTATTTATTAGTGGTGCAGAAATTGCCTTTATTATCTTCATCCTCGTGATGGTTTTTGGAGCAGATAAAATTCCAGAAATTGCCAGAGGTTTAGGACAAGGTTTACGTTCTATAAAAAGTGCTACAAATGATATTAAATCTGAAATTTCTAAAAGTGCCGAAAAACACGGTATGGATTTAGACATTACCAAGGATATAAAGAAAGAGGTAGACCAGGTTAATGATGATATCGATGAGATAACTGGTCCCATAAAACGCCGCTTTTAA
- a CDS encoding M56 family metallopeptidase — protein sequence MDTLVFFLLKSATIIGLFVLVYGICLQKETLFKANRYFLIGGLISAICIPLVTITKIVYVAPVTLEGTLLNNITPIAEQGFQPNWWLVALTIYSIGVAIVGGRFVIQLFSLKRFILNKNSLNKNGINYIKVQDNIAPFSFLNYIICNPSLHSSNELALILKHEEIHVKQYHTLDVILANLLITLQWFNPLAWVYKNNIEQNLEFLADCSTVDTSICKRDYQLAMVRTSARNSYPEITTNFYQSFIKKRIIMLNKSASNRKSLWKMSLIAPLLLGFIFTFNVKTIAQEHSAVSETQSIASTSSNIESSESESPKTELITITQRSKATSSRELVEFVVMNVSTKEDLKTIEDKFSTYDAKVNFKNIKREGNRITALKLVINYKDDSQNYAFKNTKGIQAFSIQLDTKEQKVTIKQHSEPALNVDSTISHSTHIKDNSKEVIVISDNANHVGNNHNVIEVKTDQDDQDIVYYINEKVVTKANVDALQPDHIASVNVVKNDGTGEVRIILKDGNAKPNVVSKDITYFIDGKISSKEKVDALDKDSIERVDVTKNNNTGEVRVTLKKG from the coding sequence ATGGATACGCTTGTGTTTTTTTTACTTAAAAGTGCCACTATAATTGGTTTGTTTGTTTTGGTATATGGAATATGCCTTCAAAAAGAAACGCTTTTTAAAGCCAATCGCTACTTCTTGATTGGTGGATTAATTTCTGCCATCTGTATCCCATTAGTTACCATTACTAAAATTGTGTATGTAGCTCCTGTTACACTTGAGGGAACCTTACTAAATAATATAACGCCTATTGCAGAACAAGGATTTCAACCTAATTGGTGGCTAGTTGCTCTTACTATTTATAGTATTGGTGTAGCTATAGTTGGCGGTCGTTTTGTAATACAACTCTTTTCACTTAAGCGTTTCATTCTTAATAAAAACAGCTTAAATAAAAATGGCATAAACTATATTAAAGTTCAAGACAATATTGCGCCTTTTTCTTTTCTGAATTATATAATTTGCAATCCATCACTTCACAGTAGTAACGAGTTGGCACTTATATTAAAACACGAAGAGATTCACGTAAAACAATATCATACTTTAGATGTAATTCTAGCTAACCTTCTAATAACATTACAATGGTTTAATCCTTTAGCTTGGGTTTACAAGAATAACATAGAGCAAAATCTTGAGTTTCTCGCAGACTGCAGTACAGTTGACACAAGCATTTGTAAACGTGACTACCAATTGGCTATGGTACGTACTTCTGCTCGAAACTCTTATCCAGAAATCACCACAAATTTTTATCAATCATTCATCAAAAAACGAATCATTATGTTAAACAAATCAGCTTCAAACCGTAAAAGTCTTTGGAAAATGAGCTTAATAGCTCCACTATTACTAGGCTTTATTTTTACATTTAATGTAAAGACAATTGCTCAAGAACACTCAGCAGTTTCAGAAACTCAATCAATTGCTTCAACTTCTTCTAATATAGAAAGTTCTGAAAGTGAATCTCCAAAAACAGAATTAATTACAATTACGCAACGCTCTAAAGCAACCTCTTCTCGTGAGCTTGTTGAATTTGTAGTAATGAATGTTTCTACCAAGGAGGATTTAAAAACAATTGAAGACAAATTTTCAACCTATGACGCTAAGGTTAATTTCAAAAATATAAAGCGCGAGGGAAATCGTATTACTGCTTTAAAACTTGTTATAAATTATAAGGATGACTCCCAAAATTATGCCTTTAAGAATACTAAGGGCATTCAAGCCTTCAGCATACAATTAGATACAAAAGAGCAAAAAGTTACTATTAAACAACACTCTGAGCCAGCTTTAAATGTAGATAGCACTATATCACATTCAACTCATATCAAGGATAACAGTAAAGAGGTTATAGTAATTAGTGACAATGCTAATCACGTTGGAAACAATCACAACGTTATTGAGGTAAAAACAGATCAAGACGATCAAGATATTGTGTACTATATAAATGAAAAAGTAGTAACTAAAGCAAATGTAGATGCATTACAGCCAGATCACATTGCTTCTGTAAATGTTGTAAAAAACGATGGTACAGGTGAAGTTAGAATCATTCTTAAAGACGGTAATGCTAAGCCAAATGTTGTCTCTAAGGACATTACATACTTTATTGATGGCAAAATATCATCTAAAGAAAAAGTAGACGCTTTAGATAAAGACAGTATTGAGCGTGTAGATGTTACTAAAAATAACAATACAGGTGAAGTTAGGGTAACTTTGAAAAAAGGCTAA
- a CDS encoding BlaI/MecI/CopY family transcriptional regulator, whose protein sequence is MDKLTAKEEDIMMVLWELERAFVKDIVSKLSGKNHYNTISTIVRNLEDKGYVAHQAFGKTHQYFPVITKEQYSKTFLATAMDGYFENSYKDLVSFFAKEEKISAKELREILNLIENK, encoded by the coding sequence ATGGATAAGTTAACAGCTAAAGAAGAAGATATAATGATGGTGTTATGGGAGTTGGAACGTGCCTTTGTAAAAGACATTGTTTCTAAACTCTCCGGAAAAAATCATTATAACACCATTTCTACCATTGTGAGAAACTTAGAAGATAAAGGCTACGTAGCTCATCAAGCTTTTGGAAAAACACATCAATATTTCCCTGTAATTACTAAAGAGCAATACAGCAAAACCTTTTTAGCTACTGCTATGGATGGTTATTTTGAAAATTCTTATAAAGATCTTGTTTCATTTTTTGCTAAGGAAGAAAAAATATCTGCCAAAGAACTTAGAGAAATTCTTAACCTCATAGAAAACAAATAA